The genomic interval TCTTGGCCAGTCATTTTCGGATGTATCCCGCGATTATTGGGCATGGGAAGCTATCGAAATTGCCAAACAGCATCATATTTTTGAAGGCAGGAGGGATGGCACATTTGGCCCTGAAGAAAGATTAACAAGGGAACAAATGGCGGTTGTGTTCGACAGTATTTTTCAACATTTATATGATGATGCGAAGAAGTCTGATCCGGTTCATTTCACAGATGTTCCAACAGACAGGTGGAGCTATGATGCGATTGCTGCTGTCAACCAGCAAGATTTCTTTTATGGAAATGAAAAAAATCAATTCAGACCCTCGGATACGGTTAAGCGGGCGGAGATGGCCGTTGTGCTAACCAATGCAGCTGATCGTATCGCTCTATACAAAAATGATTCGATTTTTCCAAGCGTGCTTCAAAACGGCAGCCAAGGAGCTGACGTTACGCTGGCTCAGTTTCATTTAAAAAAATTGGGGAAGTTTCATGGTGACGCAACTGGGGTGTTCGACAGTAAAATGGAAGAGGCGGTGCGTTCCTTTCAACGTGATGAACATCTTGCAGTTGACGGTTCTATTGGACCCAACACAGCAGAAAAGCTCTTAGAAGCAAGTAAAGAATAAGTGCCAGACACCCTTTGTGTGAGTGCCTGGCACCGTTCTACTCCTCTTTCAAGAAATCTTTATGGGCCCATGCTTCTTTACCTTTATAGATGATCTTGTAGTAGTCATTTTTCATGATATGGTTCTCATCGCTGTCGACTGCGCCACTTACTAAGTCACCGTTTTCCAGTTTGCCTATAGGTGAATGTTTCTTATTTGGTTCGGGTCTTACATTAAGACTCGATGTAATATCAACCACTCTTAATGGGTTTGGTTTCGTTAGGTAATCGCTGGAGACCCATCCGGTTTTTCGGGCTGATTTTGCTTTCACTTTAAACCAGCCGCCATTTTCTCCAATGACTTCAACCTTGGTTCCTTCAGACAATGTTTTTTTAACCTCTCCCCAAGGATATGATCGTAAATTGAGTCTAGAACTGGTGCTGTAGATCTCACCTTGACTTGACTTATCAATCGCAAATCGCCGTTCACCTGTTGGCTTTTTGCTGACGCCGGGCTGGTCGGCATACTTTGGTATATCAAATCTTAAAGAATAACTGTCCAGCAGCCCTGCTAAGTCATACATTTCCTGAATCTTTCTTGCCTGAATGGACGCCCATTCCAGATGGGTTGCATACTGATGATTGCCCGGGCTGACTGGGTTCCACCGCATTTTATACAGGGTATCCTGTCCCCTGCCGATATAACCGTTATCAATAAATACGGCACCACCTTTGACAGCCGCTTCAGGCGTAAACCATCCTTGTCTGTAGGCGCGTGTTGCACCGCACTTTTTAGGACAGCTGTCATATGCTCCGATTCCAAACATGTTGTATGTCTTCTTAATCTTTGTTAGTTTATCTTTATTTTCCGATGTCACATACGTTGCCCTACCATTGCTGTCTATACCGACTTTCAGGCCGTTGGATAAGGCTGATTGGCCATTTCCCGTTTCATGGAGCGCATGTGCTATTAGATAAATCACATTAATGTTGTTTTTCTTTCCTGCTTCAATAAAGGCATCCGCTGTTCCCTTCAAGCTGCCTTTATCAGCAAGAATACGACGATTAATTTGGCTTGCCTTTACACCTGGTATGTATGACAGCTTTAAAAATTGGAAGAACTCCGGTGAATCTTTCTGGATGTTATTAGGATTTGCGTAGTAGGACATCAATTCCTTACTTGCCAAAAATCTTCCTGCACCATCCACTTTTGGTAGCCGTTGTCTTTCCATTGCTTCATTAAAGCTGATATCGTACGAGACGGTGGTATATTTATCTTCAGCTGGCTTGTCCGGCCGCGGTGGCTCCGGCTCTGGATCCGGTTGCTCCTCAGGCGGCTCCGGTTGCTCGTTCGGTTCTTCTTTGTCCGGATTGTCCTTATTCGGCTTGTCGACTGATGGCTTGTCTTCACCCGGCTTATCCACATTCGAGTTATCGTCCGATGGCTTGTCTTCTGACGGCTTGCTCTCGTCTGGATCCTTGTCCGGAACTTCTTCGCCATCAGGCTTGTCCTCTGACGGTTTCTCATCAGGCTTGTCCTCGTCCGCGTCTTCTTCCGGCACTTCCTGAACCATGTCGGATGTAATCATAGACTGATATAAAAATGTCGCGAATTGTCCCCGCTTAACCGCTTCCTTTGGTCGAAAATTATCGAACTGATTCGTTATGTCATGTTGTGCCAGAATTTTAACATTTTCGCGATGGGATTGACCGACATTGTCCAGATGAATGCCTGGATTGGTTCCGTTATCCTCCAAGCCAAAAGCACCCACAAGCGTTGTCGCCATTTGTTCCCGTGTCATCTCGTCATTTGGTAGAAATAGCCCTCCTGACCCCGAGAATATATCCGGGGTTACCGCTGCAATCTGTACGGCATATTGATCATTTTCATCGACGTCCTTGTAGCGGCTCAATCGTTCCTTTATGTCGGCTATTTTGCTTAGCCCTAGTGCCTGATAGAACAGAATAGCTCCATGACGCCGCTTTAGTTCACGGTTTATGCCGAAACTGCCATCTGCATATCCACTCACGATTTCTTTTTCAGCCAGCTTCATGATTGCGTCATAATGAGCGTCAGACTTGTCCACATCAGGAAACGACTTGTTAGCAAACGACAATGTC from Lentibacillus cibarius carries:
- a CDS encoding S-layer homology domain-containing protein yields the protein MSDDDGSGDASSDTDGQQPAFPFTDAENHWARDAILFVKQKGWFEGREDATFAPNEGLTRAQAASVLVSTLELKPTDSLGQSFSDVSRDYWAWEAIEIAKQHHIFEGRRDGTFGPEERLTREQMAVVFDSIFQHLYDDAKKSDPVHFTDVPTDRWSYDAIAAVNQQDFFYGNEKNQFRPSDTVKRAEMAVVLTNAADRIALYKNDSIFPSVLQNGSQGADVTLAQFHLKKLGKFHGDATGVFDSKMEEAVRSFQRDEHLAVDGSIGPNTAEKLLEASKE
- a CDS encoding S-layer homology domain-containing protein, with protein sequence MKNKRLWRTLLVGIASLGMLLMLPTLSFANKSFPDVDKSDAHYDAIMKLAEKEIVSGYADGSFGINRELKRRHGAILFYQALGLSKIADIKERLSRYKDVDENDQYAVQIAAVTPDIFSGSGGLFLPNDEMTREQMATTLVGAFGLEDNGTNPGIHLDNVGQSHRENVKILAQHDITNQFDNFRPKEAVKRGQFATFLYQSMITSDMVQEVPEEDADEDKPDEKPSEDKPDGEEVPDKDPDESKPSEDKPSDDNSNVDKPGEDKPSVDKPNKDNPDKEEPNEQPEPPEEQPDPEPEPPRPDKPAEDKYTTVSYDISFNEAMERQRLPKVDGAGRFLASKELMSYYANPNNIQKDSPEFFQFLKLSYIPGVKASQINRRILADKGSLKGTADAFIEAGKKNNINVIYLIAHALHETGNGQSALSNGLKVGIDSNGRATYVTSENKDKLTKIKKTYNMFGIGAYDSCPKKCGATRAYRQGWFTPEAAVKGGAVFIDNGYIGRGQDTLYKMRWNPVSPGNHQYATHLEWASIQARKIQEMYDLAGLLDSYSLRFDIPKYADQPGVSKKPTGERRFAIDKSSQGEIYSTSSRLNLRSYPWGEVKKTLSEGTKVEVIGENGGWFKVKAKSARKTGWVSSDYLTKPNPLRVVDITSSLNVRPEPNKKHSPIGKLENGDLVSGAVDSDENHIMKNDYYKIIYKGKEAWAHKDFLKEE